From one Chloroflexota bacterium genomic stretch:
- a CDS encoding sulfite exporter TauE/SafE family protein, with amino-acid sequence MMTLQYWYLFPVAILVATIAMASGVGGATFFTPIFILGLGLPAEVAIGVGLITEVFGFISGLYAYVKKRLIDYRLGLSLLVVTIPLALIGTWVAGYVDSEILKVILGVGLFAIALSFLRAPDHRDVVIMDDVIEDEYGGDKAETCLVTSDGEQICYTVCNKNEGRLISGVGGLFVGMISTGLGELNGYFLLQRCRVPSAVSVATSVFVVAFTALAAATGHLAQFLQADSEVMALVLSIVIFTVPGVIIGAQAGSRVARRISQHTLERALGVLFILVAVLTLGEAIL; translated from the coding sequence ATGATGACATTACAGTATTGGTATCTGTTCCCGGTCGCCATACTGGTGGCTACTATCGCTATGGCCTCAGGCGTCGGCGGAGCAACCTTCTTCACGCCGATCTTTATCCTTGGTTTAGGCCTGCCGGCAGAGGTGGCCATTGGCGTGGGGTTGATCACCGAGGTGTTTGGTTTTATCAGTGGCCTGTACGCCTACGTAAAAAAACGCCTTATCGATTACAGGCTGGGCCTGAGCTTGCTGGTTGTCACCATCCCCCTGGCTCTCATCGGCACCTGGGTGGCCGGCTATGTTGACTCGGAGATACTGAAGGTGATTCTGGGGGTTGGACTCTTCGCCATAGCGCTCAGCTTTCTGCGCGCTCCCGATCATCGCGATGTGGTCATCATGGATGATGTCATCGAAGATGAATACGGCGGCGACAAGGCAGAGACATGCCTGGTCACCTCTGATGGAGAACAAATTTGCTACACCGTCTGCAACAAGAATGAAGGACGATTGATTTCCGGCGTGGGCGGACTTTTCGTAGGCATGATCTCTACTGGACTTGGCGAGCTCAACGGTTATTTCCTGTTGCAACGTTGTCGTGTTCCCAGCGCCGTATCGGTTGCCACGAGCGTTTTCGTGGTGGCCTTCACGGCCCTTGCCGCGGCAACGGGTCACCTGGCTCAGTTTTTGCAGGCCGACTCGGAAGTAATGGCTCTCGTGCTGAGTATCGTCATCTTCACCGTTCCCGGCGTGATCATCGGCGCCCAGGCGGGATCGCGTGTCGCTCGCCGCATTTCACAGCACACCCTGGAGCGGGCTTTGGGCGTACTCTTCATTTTAGTGGCCGTCTTGACCTTAGGCGAAGCCATCCTGTAA
- a CDS encoding mercuric reductase: protein MKKYDVIWIGTGQATGTIVPRLVEAGKTVAIAEGGRFGGSCVNYGCTPTKTIVASARAAHMARRGPDFGVKTGDISIDFAKVMERQNNMRNGASQGMEKWLRGMDNVDIYADYATFVDSHTVRVGDELIEGETIIINAGARPRMVPIDGIDDVNWLDNARLLDLKELPQHLVIVGGSYISLEFAQAFRRLGSEVTVLGHGAQLMFREDADIAALVKEILEGEGITIRLNADVKRLAQVAPQQIDISFEQEGETKQVRGTHLLLAVGRTPNSDRLNLEAAGVEVTARGYIRVNDVMQTSVPHIFAVGDINGEGAFTHTSVNDGEIFWDYFSGDDDRILSERIPTYALFIDPPLGRVGMSEKEARASGLNVLMATRPMKHIARAREKDETAGLVKILVDADTEEFLGAAILGVGGDEVINMFTPFMYTKQSYKLFRKAVLTHPTVAELMPWILDDLKPLALIEQ from the coding sequence ATGAAAAAATATGATGTGATTTGGATTGGAACGGGCCAGGCAACAGGCACGATTGTGCCGCGGCTGGTTGAAGCAGGCAAGACGGTGGCCATTGCCGAAGGCGGCCGTTTTGGCGGCAGTTGTGTCAACTACGGCTGTACCCCCACCAAGACGATTGTCGCCAGCGCCCGTGCGGCGCACATGGCTCGTCGCGGCCCCGATTTCGGGGTGAAGACCGGCGATATCAGCATCGACTTCGCCAAAGTGATGGAACGCCAAAACAACATGCGCAACGGCGCCAGTCAAGGGATGGAAAAGTGGCTGCGGGGCATGGATAACGTCGATATTTATGCCGATTACGCGACGTTCGTCGATTCGCACACGGTGCGTGTTGGTGATGAACTGATCGAGGGGGAAACGATCATCATCAATGCCGGCGCTCGTCCCCGCATGGTGCCGATCGATGGCATCGATGATGTGAATTGGCTGGATAACGCCCGCTTGCTGGATTTGAAGGAATTGCCCCAACATCTCGTCATCGTCGGCGGCAGCTATATCAGCCTGGAATTTGCCCAGGCCTTCCGCCGTCTGGGGAGTGAGGTGACTGTGCTGGGACATGGCGCGCAGCTCATGTTCCGGGAAGATGCTGACATCGCTGCCCTGGTCAAGGAGATTCTCGAAGGTGAGGGGATCACGATCCGCCTCAACGCCGACGTCAAGAGGTTGGCGCAGGTGGCTCCCCAGCAGATCGATATTTCCTTCGAGCAGGAGGGCGAAACCAAGCAGGTGCGGGGCACGCATCTCCTGCTGGCCGTAGGCCGAACCCCGAACAGCGACCGCCTCAATCTGGAAGCGGCCGGTGTCGAGGTCACTGCCCGTGGCTACATTCGCGTGAATGACGTGATGCAGACGAGCGTGCCGCACATCTTCGCCGTAGGCGATATCAACGGCGAGGGGGCTTTCACCCACACCTCGGTCAACGACGGCGAGATCTTCTGGGACTATTTCAGCGGCGACGATGACCGCATTCTGTCTGAAAGGATCCCCACGTATGCACTGTTTATTGACCCACCGTTAGGACGGGTTGGCATGTCTGAAAAGGAAGCGCGGGCCAGTGGCCTCAACGTGCTGATGGCAACCCGGCCCATGAAACATATTGCCAGGGCCAGGGAGAAGGATGAGACAGCGGGTCTGGTCAAGATACTGGTGGATGCGGATACGGAGGAGTTCCTGGGTGCGGCCATTCTCGGCGTAGGCGGCGATGAAGTCATCAACATGTTTACGCCGTTCATGTATACCAAACAATCGTACAAGCTCTTTCGCAAGGCCGTCCTCACGCACCCCACCGTGGCCGAATTGATGCCGTGGATTTTGGACGATTTGAAGCCGCTCGCGTTAATAGAGCAGTAG
- a CDS encoding NAD(P)/FAD-dependent oxidoreductase, with translation MNQANTTYDVAIVGSGINGSLLGAILARNGLKVIIFEAGVHPKFAIGESMILETSEMLRAIAELFGVPEAAYLSSENYFAYIGGSHGVKRHFSFVHHSEGQQQDPKHVLQAVIPKAPYGHELHVYRQDSDCYLTTVAISCGAQVLQATKVQDITIAPDGVVVITDRGNFDAEYVVDAAGFRSILAERLDLRDRDMLSDSRAIFTHMVDVPCFNDVRASTKDYGIPFRFSEGTLHQIFEGGWLWVIPFNNHASATNPLCSVGLLLDSRFHPPRPDLSPEQEFQAFVDRYPSLRAQFDQAKAVRGWTRTGRIQYTARQVVGDRFALLGHAAGFVDPLYSKGLYISFMSTAMLAHLLLEAHQEGDYSAARFQPLEKLTLAYVSAADRLVANSFKSWGNIELWNVYAVLWLLGAYLEYLKLTSARLRAGSRQAYIDEIQGLHLVGGGYEAFDQLAEEIDSIVEAVDIDDDAAVARAVVQIRDLFAAIDFMPEAFNQLLAGENHLPVRKLRLSLLKPGEGFLGQGRYREHFFGSGSVVDLAQLYLREQVVYATPGLSGPVQR, from the coding sequence ATGAACCAGGCGAACACAACGTACGACGTAGCGATTGTCGGCTCGGGCATCAACGGCTCGCTGCTGGGTGCCATCCTGGCCCGCAATGGGCTGAAAGTCATCATTTTCGAGGCTGGGGTCCATCCCAAGTTCGCCATCGGCGAGTCGATGATCCTGGAGACCTCGGAGATGCTGCGCGCGATCGCCGAGCTGTTTGGGGTGCCTGAGGCGGCTTACCTCAGCTCCGAAAATTACTTCGCCTACATCGGTGGTTCCCATGGCGTAAAGCGCCATTTCAGCTTTGTCCATCACAGCGAAGGCCAGCAACAAGACCCGAAACACGTTCTGCAAGCGGTGATCCCCAAGGCTCCCTATGGGCACGAACTACACGTTTACCGCCAGGACAGCGATTGCTATCTGACCACAGTGGCGATCTCCTGCGGCGCGCAGGTGCTGCAGGCCACCAAGGTGCAGGACATCACCATAGCTCCGGACGGGGTTGTCGTCATCACCGATCGGGGTAACTTCGACGCCGAGTACGTGGTGGACGCCGCCGGCTTCCGCTCGATCCTGGCCGAGCGCCTCGACCTGCGCGACAGGGACATGCTCAGCGACTCCCGGGCCATTTTCACCCACATGGTGGATGTGCCCTGCTTCAACGACGTGCGGGCATCGACCAAGGACTATGGTATTCCCTTCCGGTTCTCCGAGGGGACGCTGCATCAGATTTTCGAGGGCGGCTGGCTGTGGGTGATCCCCTTCAATAACCACGCCAGCGCAACCAATCCGCTGTGCAGCGTCGGCCTGTTGCTGGATTCGCGCTTTCACCCGCCGCGGCCCGATCTCAGCCCCGAGCAGGAGTTCCAGGCGTTTGTCGACCGTTATCCCAGCCTGCGTGCCCAATTCGACCAGGCCAAAGCGGTACGCGGCTGGACGCGGACAGGTCGCATCCAGTATACGGCCAGGCAAGTCGTCGGCGATCGCTTTGCTTTGCTGGGCCACGCGGCAGGCTTTGTCGATCCCCTCTATTCTAAAGGCCTCTACATTTCGTTCATGAGCACCGCGATGTTAGCCCACTTGCTGCTGGAGGCCCACCAGGAGGGCGACTACTCAGCGGCGCGCTTCCAGCCGCTGGAGAAGTTGACCCTGGCTTACGTGAGCGCTGCCGATCGCCTGGTGGCCAACTCGTTCAAGTCGTGGGGCAACATCGAACTGTGGAATGTCTACGCGGTGCTGTGGCTGCTGGGTGCCTATCTGGAGTATCTCAAACTGACCAGCGCCCGGCTGCGCGCCGGCAGCCGCCAGGCATATATCGATGAGATCCAGGGGCTGCACCTGGTGGGCGGCGGCTATGAGGCGTTCGACCAACTGGCGGAGGAGATCGACTCCATCGTGGAGGCTGTGGACATCGACGATGACGCCGCTGTTGCGCGCGCCGTTGTCCAGATTCGCGACCTGTTCGCCGCCATCGATTTCATGCCCGAGGCATTTAATCAGCTCCTGGCCGGCGAAAATCACTTGCCGGTCAGGAAACTGCGGTTGAGCCTGCTCAAACCGGGTGAAGGCTTTCTTGGGCAAGGGCGCTATCGGGAACACTTCTTCGGCTCTGGCTCTGTCGTCGACCTGGCTCAGCTTTATCTGCGCGAGCAGGTGGTCTATGCGACGCCTGGGCTATCGGGGCCTGTTCAACGATAA
- a CDS encoding glutamate synthase-related protein → MHNEQPRAAQVAVWSELADRQPAYALVANVDLVVIRHDDQVSVLYGRCLHRGALLSDGHIQGDDLICGLHNWDYRYDTGVSAYNNEEALPGFGAWVDAEQDAVLVDEAEIERWHRAHPLPYQRQDYLGLYADVHGAAEEPYTATIQRLAKHGLKKDGHHGKVSAMGVPLVELPRWDDIQILTAQLAKRPLLDDEPVGTDLVIGPAARKPLCLQIPIFVSDMSFGALSEEAKISLAMGAEMVGTGICSGEGGMLPEEQQANNRYFYELASGRFGWQLDKVRRVQAFHFKGGQGAKTGTGGHLPGHKVVGRIAEVRELEPGSPAISPATFPDLKTIADFRNVAAQVRDVTGGIPIGFKLSAQHIEDDIDAALAIGVDYIILDGRGGGTGAAPLIFRDNISVPTIPALARARRHLDKRGVSDQVTLIITGGLRTESDFVKALALGADGVAISNSAMQAIGCLAMRACHTNNCPVGIATQKEPLRKRLEIRKSAVQLANFLTATVELMQVLARACGHSHLNQFNRDDLTTWKREMAELAGIRYAGVRS, encoded by the coding sequence ATGCATAACGAGCAACCCCGAGCAGCGCAAGTGGCCGTGTGGAGCGAGTTGGCGGATCGTCAGCCAGCTTATGCGCTCGTAGCCAACGTGGACCTGGTGGTCATTCGCCACGACGATCAGGTGTCGGTGCTCTATGGCCGTTGCCTGCACCGCGGCGCGTTACTGTCCGACGGCCACATTCAAGGCGATGATCTGATCTGCGGCTTGCACAATTGGGATTATCGATACGACACGGGCGTCAGCGCCTACAACAATGAAGAAGCCCTGCCTGGATTCGGCGCCTGGGTGGACGCAGAACAGGATGCGGTTCTGGTGGATGAAGCGGAAATTGAGCGCTGGCATCGCGCCCATCCTCTGCCTTACCAGCGACAGGATTATCTCGGCCTTTATGCCGATGTGCATGGCGCGGCCGAGGAGCCGTACACGGCCACTATCCAGCGGCTTGCCAAACATGGCCTGAAAAAGGATGGCCATCATGGCAAAGTCTCGGCGATGGGTGTGCCTTTGGTCGAGCTGCCGCGTTGGGACGATATCCAAATACTGACGGCTCAACTGGCCAAACGCCCGCTGCTGGATGATGAACCGGTCGGAACCGATCTTGTCATCGGCCCGGCAGCGCGCAAGCCGCTGTGCTTGCAGATTCCGATCTTCGTCAGCGATATGAGTTTTGGCGCGCTCAGCGAAGAGGCGAAAATCTCTCTGGCCATGGGGGCTGAGATGGTCGGGACAGGTATCTGTTCGGGTGAGGGTGGGATGTTGCCGGAGGAGCAGCAGGCCAATAACCGCTACTTCTATGAGTTGGCGTCTGGGCGCTTTGGCTGGCAGTTGGACAAAGTGCGGCGCGTGCAGGCCTTTCATTTTAAAGGCGGGCAAGGGGCAAAAACAGGTACGGGAGGGCATCTTCCCGGTCACAAGGTCGTGGGAAGGATTGCCGAAGTGCGGGAGCTGGAACCCGGTTCCCCCGCCATCAGCCCGGCCACTTTTCCTGATCTCAAAACCATTGCTGATTTCCGGAATGTGGCGGCTCAGGTCAGAGATGTCACTGGCGGCATTCCCATCGGTTTTAAGCTTTCCGCCCAGCATATCGAAGATGACATCGACGCTGCCCTTGCCATCGGCGTCGATTATATCATCCTGGATGGCCGGGGTGGGGGGACCGGCGCCGCCCCTCTGATCTTCCGTGACAACATCTCAGTTCCGACCATTCCTGCACTGGCCCGCGCCCGCCGACATCTGGACAAACGGGGCGTCAGCGACCAGGTTACACTCATCATCACCGGCGGATTGCGCACTGAATCCGATTTCGTGAAGGCGTTGGCGCTCGGCGCAGATGGCGTCGCCATCTCCAATTCGGCCATGCAGGCCATCGGCTGTCTGGCCATGCGCGCCTGCCATACCAACAATTGCCCGGTCGGCATCGCCACGCAGAAAGAGCCTTTACGAAAACGATTGGAGATCCGCAAATCGGCTGTCCAGCTTGCCAACTTCCTGACAGCAACCGTTGAGTTGATGCAAGTCCTTGCTCGCGCCTGCGGGCATTCACACCTGAACCAATTCAATCGTGATGACTTGACGACCTGGAAGCGAGAGATGGCTGAACTGGCCGGCATTCGGTACGCGGGGGTACGGTCATGA
- a CDS encoding glucosidase, producing MNSQKKQTAEHQRLADSEARQADWKHWGPYVSDRAWGTVREDYSPGGRVWQYFPHDHARSRAYRWNEDGLGGFSNRFQNLVLAVALWNEHDPILKERLFGVTGNEGNHGEDVKEYYFYLDGTPTHTYQKMLYKYPQVEYPYGRLVEENRRRGKHEPEFELIDALREVFEQGRYFDIFIEYAKAGQEDILCRITAVNRGPHPAPIHILPHLWFRNTWTWRQGKPRPELRAVAQNAAQVEAPHLGPRWWYARRGDPFAQHPAASTERAAGTEAPLLLFTENETNAERLFGHASATAYVKDGINDAVVHGHLDRVNPEQRGSKVAAHFQAVVPPGETFMVHVRFTDTPAEVPFADFDAIFARRIAEADEFYAVIASPGLSEDERLVQRQALAGITWSKQFYHYSVERWMDGDPGQAQPPAGRLDGRNTGWRHLYALDVLSMPDKWEYPWFAAWDLAFHAVPIAMIDSEWAKRQLLLLLREWYMHPNGQIPGYEWNFSDVNPPVHAWAALQVYRIDREQRGEGDADFLERVFHKLLLNFTWWVNRVDADDRNVFQGGFLGLDNIGLFDRSAPLPTGGHIEQTDGTAWMAMFSLNMLAISLELARTRPAYEDVATKFFEHFIYIADAFYNLGDADVSLWDEEDGFFYNVLHMPDGRFTQVKVRSFVGLLPLLAVETLEPEILERLPRFRRRLEWFLRYRPGLIANVASLTEKGVHDHYQLAILDRDKLARILDRVFDSGEFLSDYGLRSLSREYAEHPYELRVNGQSYRVDYQPAESDSGLFGGNSNWRGPIWFPLNYLMVEALRRHGHHYGDTLMVELPTGSGQQVTLNEAADELCRRLARLFLRDESTSGRRPVFGDEALFQADPNWRDHVLFYEYFHGDSGAGVGASHQTGWTALVAKLMQDIST from the coding sequence ATGAACAGCCAAAAAAAACAAACTGCCGAACACCAGCGCCTGGCCGATTCGGAGGCGCGGCAGGCCGATTGGAAGCACTGGGGTCCCTACGTCAGCGACCGTGCCTGGGGCACGGTGCGAGAGGACTATAGCCCGGGTGGCAGGGTCTGGCAGTACTTTCCCCACGATCACGCCCGCAGCCGCGCCTACCGCTGGAACGAGGATGGCCTGGGCGGCTTCAGCAACCGCTTCCAGAACCTGGTGCTGGCCGTGGCGCTGTGGAACGAACACGATCCGATTCTCAAGGAGCGCCTGTTCGGTGTGACCGGTAACGAGGGCAACCACGGCGAGGATGTCAAGGAATACTACTTTTACCTGGATGGCACGCCCACCCACACCTACCAGAAGATGCTTTACAAGTACCCGCAGGTCGAGTACCCCTACGGGCGGCTGGTGGAAGAGAACCGGCGGCGGGGCAAACATGAGCCGGAGTTTGAGTTGATCGACGCGCTGCGGGAGGTGTTTGAGCAAGGGCGCTATTTCGACATCTTCATCGAGTACGCCAAAGCGGGCCAAGAGGATATCCTGTGCCGCATCACCGCCGTCAACCGCGGGCCGCATCCGGCTCCGATCCACATCCTGCCCCACCTGTGGTTCCGCAACACCTGGACATGGCGCCAGGGTAAGCCACGGCCGGAGTTGCGCGCCGTGGCGCAAAATGCAGCGCAGGTGGAGGCCCCGCACCTGGGGCCGCGCTGGTGGTACGCCCGCCGGGGCGATCCCTTTGCGCAGCACCCCGCGGCGTCAACGGAGCGGGCTGCGGGCACAGAGGCGCCGCTGCTACTGTTCACCGAGAACGAGACCAACGCCGAACGCCTGTTTGGCCATGCCAGTGCCACAGCGTATGTCAAGGACGGAATCAACGATGCCGTGGTACATGGCCACCTGGATCGGGTCAATCCTGAACAACGCGGCTCAAAGGTGGCGGCTCACTTCCAGGCCGTGGTACCGCCGGGTGAGACGTTCATGGTGCATGTGCGTTTCACCGACACCCCCGCCGAGGTGCCCTTCGCTGACTTCGACGCCATCTTTGCCCGGCGCATCGCCGAGGCGGATGAATTCTACGCGGTCATTGCGTCCCCAGGCTTGAGCGAGGACGAGCGCCTGGTGCAGCGTCAGGCTTTGGCCGGCATCACCTGGAGCAAGCAGTTCTACCACTACAGCGTGGAGCGCTGGATGGATGGCGACCCCGGCCAGGCGCAGCCGCCTGCCGGGCGCCTTGATGGTCGCAACACCGGGTGGCGCCATCTCTACGCACTGGACGTGCTGTCCATGCCCGATAAATGGGAGTACCCCTGGTTCGCGGCCTGGGATCTGGCGTTTCACGCGGTTCCCATCGCCATGATCGACTCCGAATGGGCCAAGCGGCAACTCCTCCTGTTGCTGCGCGAGTGGTACATGCACCCCAACGGGCAGATCCCTGGCTATGAATGGAATTTCAGCGACGTGAACCCGCCGGTGCACGCCTGGGCAGCGCTGCAAGTCTATCGGATCGACCGCGAGCAGCGCGGCGAGGGGGACGCCGATTTTCTGGAGCGGGTCTTTCACAAGCTGCTGCTCAACTTCACCTGGTGGGTCAACCGGGTGGACGCCGACGACCGCAACGTATTCCAGGGTGGCTTTCTGGGCCTGGACAACATCGGCCTGTTCGACCGCAGCGCCCCTCTGCCCACCGGCGGCCATATCGAGCAGACCGATGGTACAGCCTGGATGGCGATGTTCAGCCTCAACATGCTGGCCATCAGCCTGGAGTTGGCGCGCACCCGGCCCGCCTACGAGGACGTAGCAACCAAGTTCTTCGAGCACTTTATCTACATCGCCGATGCTTTCTACAACCTGGGTGATGCCGATGTCAGCTTGTGGGATGAGGAAGACGGCTTTTTCTACAACGTACTGCACATGCCCGACGGCAGATTCACCCAGGTCAAGGTGCGCTCCTTCGTGGGCCTGCTGCCGCTGCTGGCAGTGGAGACGCTGGAGCCCGAGATTCTGGAGCGTCTGCCGCGCTTTCGCCGTCGCCTGGAGTGGTTTCTACGCTACCGCCCGGGTTTGATCGCCAACGTCGCCTCTCTCACTGAAAAGGGTGTTCACGATCACTACCAGCTTGCCATCCTGGATCGCGATAAGCTGGCGCGTATCTTGGACCGGGTTTTCGACTCCGGTGAGTTCCTGTCCGATTACGGCCTGCGTTCGCTCTCCCGCGAGTACGCCGAACATCCCTACGAGCTACGCGTGAATGGGCAGAGCTATCGGGTGGACTACCAGCCGGCCGAATCGGACAGCGGCTTGTTCGGGGGCAACTCCAACTGGCGCGGCCCGATCTGGTTCCCGTTGAACTATCTGATGGTCGAGGCGCTGCGCAGGCATGGACACCACTACGGCGATACGCTCATGGTCGAGTTGCCCACCGGTTCGGGTCAACAGGTTACCCTGAATGAAGCAGCCGACGAACTGTGCCGCCGGCTGGCGCGCCTCTTCTTACGAGATGAGAGCACCAGCGGTCGCCGGCCCGTCTTCGGCGACGAGGCGCTCTTTCAGGCCGATCCGAACTGGCGGGATCACGTGTTATTCTACGAGTACTTCCACGGCGACAGCGGGGCCGGTGTGGGCGCCAGCCATCAGACCGGCTGGACTGCCCTGGTGGCGAAGTTGATGCAGGACATATCGACATAA